Proteins from a single region of Novosphingobium sp. CECT 9465:
- a CDS encoding prolyl oligopeptidase family protein has translation MWEKELKRRRAIGAIAVLSLLGAGAPLRAENAEESIGVSASNGGTSAAPATRLVFPRIAYPATRNEELVEQAFGERVADPFRWLEADPRKDADVASWVARQNAVSADYLANLPGRERFAARIRNLYDFERYGLPRKAGSRYFYTRNSGLQNQSALWVRKGVAGEQRLLLDPNTWSADGSLALAQWEPSPSGKFLAFAEQEAGSDWRTLRVVEVATGRVLDERLANAHDTDIAWIGDEGFFYSRFPAPRAGDDPRAPRFDKAVWFHRIGTAQDQDEQVFATPDHPAWSHKAQVTSDGRWVVIVSEVSTDKRNAINLIRVDGRLPGRWNVVPLVPEIADHWRMVAGIGDKLWFLTDRDAPEFHLVSIDLTRTGEGWKVVVPQRANKLEGARMIGDRFLLSYLQGGQSVAVMADRKGRPGKAITLNGIGTASGFGGRPGDAETFYQFSSFATPPAIYRMDLRSGAVTPFAKPKMAFDPADYEVEQRQFPSKDGTQVPMYVVRNRSAAKAGTSLPTLLYGYGGFDISLTPAFSPVRMAWLEAGGAFALANIRGGGELGRSWHEAGRREHKQNSFDDFIAAGEYLIREGIATKGALAIQGASNGGLLVGAVVNQRPDLFAAANPDVGVMDMLRFDRFTSGRFWVDDYGRPDREADWRNLRAYSPYHNITSGKVYPAMLVTTADNDDRVVPAHSFKYVAALQAAQIGEKPHLLRVESRAGHGAGKPVDKIIDTGADVLSFLAFWTGLQDVATK, from the coding sequence ATGTGGGAGAAGGAACTGAAAAGGCGACGCGCCATTGGCGCGATCGCGGTGCTGTCACTTCTGGGGGCAGGAGCGCCTTTGCGCGCCGAGAATGCGGAAGAAAGCATTGGGGTTTCGGCGTCAAACGGCGGCACATCTGCGGCGCCCGCCACACGGCTGGTCTTTCCCCGCATCGCTTATCCGGCCACCCGGAACGAAGAACTGGTCGAACAGGCGTTTGGTGAGCGCGTGGCCGATCCGTTCCGGTGGCTCGAAGCCGATCCGCGCAAGGATGCCGATGTGGCGAGCTGGGTTGCGCGGCAGAACGCGGTGTCTGCCGATTATCTTGCGAACTTGCCGGGACGTGAGCGTTTTGCGGCCCGAATTCGCAACCTGTACGATTTCGAACGCTACGGCCTGCCGCGCAAGGCGGGCAGCCGCTACTTCTACACGCGCAATTCCGGGCTGCAGAACCAGTCGGCGCTGTGGGTGCGCAAGGGTGTAGCGGGTGAACAGCGCCTGTTGCTGGACCCCAACACATGGAGCGCCGATGGTTCGCTGGCGCTGGCCCAGTGGGAACCTTCGCCTTCGGGCAAGTTCCTCGCCTTTGCCGAACAGGAAGCGGGCAGTGACTGGCGGACCTTGCGCGTGGTGGAGGTGGCCACTGGCCGCGTTCTGGACGAGCGACTGGCCAATGCACACGATACCGATATTGCATGGATCGGCGACGAAGGTTTTTTTTATTCGCGCTTCCCCGCGCCGAGGGCCGGGGACGATCCACGCGCGCCGCGCTTCGACAAGGCGGTTTGGTTCCATCGCATCGGCACGGCACAGGATCAAGACGAGCAGGTCTTTGCCACGCCCGATCATCCGGCATGGAGTCACAAGGCGCAAGTGACCAGCGATGGCCGCTGGGTGGTGATCGTCAGCGAGGTGAGCACCGACAAGCGCAACGCGATCAACCTGATCCGTGTGGATGGGCGGCTGCCGGGCCGATGGAATGTTGTACCGCTAGTGCCGGAAATCGCCGATCACTGGCGGATGGTGGCCGGAATCGGTGACAAGCTGTGGTTCCTCACCGATCGCGACGCGCCAGAGTTCCACCTGGTCAGCATCGACCTGACGCGGACGGGCGAGGGCTGGAAGGTGGTCGTGCCGCAACGTGCCAACAAGCTGGAAGGCGCGCGCATGATCGGCGACCGCTTCCTGTTGTCTTACCTTCAGGGCGGCCAGAGCGTGGCGGTGATGGCCGACCGCAAGGGCCGTCCGGGCAAGGCGATAACGCTCAACGGAATCGGGACTGCCAGCGGTTTCGGTGGCCGCCCTGGTGATGCCGAGACGTTCTATCAGTTCAGCAGCTTCGCCACGCCGCCCGCGATCTACCGCATGGATCTGCGCAGTGGCGCGGTGACGCCGTTTGCAAAGCCGAAGATGGCGTTCGATCCGGCGGACTATGAAGTGGAACAGCGCCAGTTTCCTTCGAAGGACGGAACGCAAGTGCCTATGTATGTCGTGCGCAATCGCAGCGCGGCGAAGGCAGGCACGTCTTTGCCGACGCTGCTCTATGGCTATGGCGGATTCGATATTTCGCTGACGCCGGCGTTTTCACCGGTGCGTATGGCGTGGCTCGAAGCGGGCGGGGCGTTCGCCCTGGCCAATATCCGGGGCGGCGGCGAGTTGGGGCGCAGCTGGCATGAAGCCGGGCGGCGCGAGCACAAGCAGAACAGCTTTGATGACTTTATTGCGGCGGGCGAATACCTGATCCGCGAAGGCATTGCCACCAAGGGCGCGCTGGCGATCCAGGGTGCTTCGAACGGCGGGTTGCTTGTCGGTGCGGTGGTCAATCAGCGGCCCGACCTTTTTGCGGCGGCCAATCCTGATGTCGGTGTCATGGACATGCTCCGCTTCGATCGCTTCACTTCGGGCCGGTTCTGGGTGGATGACTATGGCAGACCCGACCGTGAGGCCGACTGGCGCAACCTGCGCGCCTATTCCCCCTATCACAACATCACATCCGGCAAGGTCTATCCCGCGATGCTGGTGACGACCGCAGACAATGATGATCGCGTGGTGCCTGCGCACAGTTTCAAATATGTGGCGGCGTTGCAGGCTGCGCAAATCGGTGAAAAGCCGCATCTGCTGCGCGTGGAATCACGGGCAGGGCACGGCGCAGGCAAGCCGGTGGACAAGATCATCGATACAGGTGCCGATGTTTTGTCGTTCCTTGCCTTCTGGACGGGATTGCAGGATGTGGCGACAAAGTGA
- a CDS encoding DUF1476 domain-containing protein — protein sequence MTTFDDREKAFEAKFARDEEMMFRVHARRNRLLGVWAAERMGLDAAETEAYAKSVVQADFEEAGDEDVVRKLLGDLVSAGVDVDESEIRLAMDAKSVDARRQLMGEP from the coding sequence ATGACCACGTTCGACGATCGCGAGAAGGCTTTCGAGGCCAAGTTCGCCCGTGACGAAGAAATGATGTTCCGCGTCCATGCCCGCCGCAACCGCCTGCTGGGCGTGTGGGCCGCAGAGCGCATGGGGCTGGATGCCGCCGAGACCGAGGCTTACGCCAAGTCTGTGGTACAGGCCGATTTCGAGGAAGCGGGGGACGAGGACGTCGTGCGCAAGCTTCTGGGCGATCTGGTATCTGCCGGTGTCGATGTGGATGAATCCGAGATCCGCCTGGCGATGGACGCAAAGTCTGTCGACGCGCGCCGCCAGTTGATGGGCGAACCCTGA
- a CDS encoding BolA/IbaG family iron-sulfur metabolism protein gives MAMAADEIEGLIRAALPDAEVAITDLAGDGDHYAAHVVSASFAGVPRVKQHKMVYDALGGRMGGVLHALQLTTAVPN, from the coding sequence ATGGCAATGGCTGCCGACGAGATCGAAGGCCTGATTCGCGCGGCCTTGCCCGATGCGGAAGTGGCGATCACCGATCTGGCCGGTGACGGTGACCACTATGCCGCGCACGTCGTATCGGCAAGCTTTGCCGGTGTTCCGCGCGTCAAGCAGCACAAGATGGTCTACGATGCATTGGGTGGCCGCATGGGCGGAGTTCTTCATGCCTTGCAACTGACCACCGCCGTTCCCAATTGA